The Sulfurospirillum oryzae genome contains the following window.
TTTTGGCTGAGGGTATTGCTAAAGGAATTGGCAACGCAATTTTAATTAAACCAAATCAAATTGGTACCGTTACAGAAACCATGAGAACGGTTCGTTTGGCGCAACGCAATAACTATAAATGCGTTATGAGTCATAGAAGTGGTGAAAGTGAAGATGCCTTTATTGCTGATTTTGCCGTAGCACTTAATACAGGCGAAATCAAAACAGGTGCAACTGCCAGAGGCGAGCGAACGGCTAAATACAATCGCTTACTAGAGATCGAAAAAGAGCTCGAATTTGGTGAGTACATAGGAAAACAACTCTTTACTAAATGAGTGAAGTTTTAGACGAATTTGAAGATGAAAGTGAAGAGAGTGGGCAATCTGCTCTCTTTTATCTCAAAATTTTATCGTTAATTGTACTGGTAGTTGGATTTGGCTTATATATAGGCGATGTTTTATTTGGAAAAAGTTCACTCGATGTACTTTTAAACCTCCAAGCAGATAAAGACACATTAACTGCAAAAATCAAAAGTCTCAAAGACGAGAATGCTGTGTTACAAAAAGAGTATTTTGAGTTACGACAATTGGATCCCGATAGATAAATTAAGAGGAGAACAGATGCAGAAAATTCTTGGGCTTTTTCTATCTCTTGCCGTAATGAGCGTAGCGAGAGAAAATCCTTTTGAGACGAGCATGTCTCCTCAGAGTGTTGGTCAAACAACACAAATCAAAGATGAGAGAGCAGATTTTACCAGCACAACACTCTCCCTTCCTAGCAGTGCACGAATTTTAAAAAGTGCTTCGGTTACTTTTCAGAATTTAGATGGTTCTATCAGCGAAGAGATTGTAGCGATTGATAAAAATGTTGATTGGCATTTGCCACTTATTCTTAGTAGTCAGAAATTAGAAGCAAATGCTTCTACTCCTATTGCCCTTCCAGTGGCTATTCCTGAAGCAAAAAAAGTAGTTGAGAAAAAGCCTGCCGTTGTTGCTACCGCTCCTCTTAAAGAAGAAAAAGTTGTGAGTCAAACTCCCAATGCCAACGTTGAGGATAGTACCTTTAAATTAGCCGATGACCTCTCATTTTTTATTAACCAAAATGAGATCACTATTTTTACTAAAGAGAGTAAAATTCGTGATTTCTTAATAGTAGATCCTTATAAAGTTGTGGTTGATTTCAAAAAAGAGAGTACATATACAACTAAAACATTAGAATTTAAAAAAGCTCCTTTTGTCTCTGCCACATTAGGCACACATGATGGATTTTACCGTATAGCTATTTTGCTTGATGGTCATTATCGTTACGATATACAGCCATTTAATGGTGGATATATCGTTAAATTGAAGTAAAAAGAGAAGAGATGATTTACATGTAAGGAAAAATCCTTACATGTAATTGTCTCTTTAGTTGTATTTTGGTGTACGCTCTAACGGTCCAAGATAGTGTTGGCGAGGGCGTGCAATCTTCATATCAGGCTGTTCTTTTAGCTCAATCCATTGTGCGATCCAACCAGGTGTTCTTCCTATAACAAAAATAACAGCAAACATCTCTTTTGGAATTCTGAGTGCTTGAAGAATAAGACCTGAATAGAAGTCGATGTTTGGATAAAGTTTACGCTTAATAAAGTACTCATCATTAAGTGCAATTTCTTCAATACGATGTGCTACTGCCATCAATTCGGTATCGATAGCAAGCTCACTCACAAGTTGTTTTTGAAGATTTTTCAAAATCGTTGCGCGTGGGTCAAAGTTTTTATACACTCTGTGACCAAATCCCATCAGTCTAAATGGATCATTAGGATCTTTTGCTTTCGCGATAAATTTATCAACATTATCGACACTTCCAATGAGTTCAAGCTGACGAATGACTGACTCATTTGCGCCACCATGCGCGCGTCCCCAAAGGGCACCAATACCTGCACTGATAGCAGCATAAGGGTGTGCATGGGTTGAAGCAACGACACGAACGGCTGTAGTAGAGGCATTTTGTTCATGGTCTGCATGAAGAGTGAAAATAGTATCAAGAGCTTTGACTTCAATTGGTTTGAGGTCAATGTGATGATGAGGATAGCCTCTAATCATATATAAGAAGTTCTCCGTAAAACCTTTGTCCAAATCAGGATAAATAATTGGAAGACCTTGAGAATAACGGTATGAGAAGGCTGCAATGGTTGGAATTTTAGCAATAATGCGGTGCGCCATTTCCTTCGCTTGCTCAGGTGAATCCATATCAAGGTGATCAAAATAAAACGCTGAAAGTGCTGAAACTGCAGCTGATAAAATAGCCATTGGGTGCGCATTGTCAGGGAAAGCATCAAAAAGTTTACGCATACTCTCATGAATGAAAGAGCGTTTTTTAAGTTCTGTTAAGAAATTTTTATATTCATCTTTATTCGGAAGCTCTTTATGTAAAAGTAAAAAAGCAGTATCTAAAAATGATTTTTTGGTTGCTAAATAAGCAATATCATAACCACGGTACATCAATTTGCCGATGTCACCATCGATGTAAGTAATACGTGACCGACAGCTTGCAGTAGAAGTAAATCCACGATCTAACGTAAACATTCCAGTATTACCATAAAATGTCGAAATATCTACAACATCAGGTCCTAATGTTGATTTGAGAATCGGAAACTCATATTCTTTGCCCGTACGATTGTCGATAAGGGTAACTGACTCTTTACTCATACGCATCCTTTTTCAATAATAATTTATTATACCAAATTTTGTTTTGCACACATGATAAATTGTAAGCATTATTATATTAGAGAGAAGAATAGTATAAAAGTTAGTTTGAAAGTTTTAGGTAGGGCGTAGCAGCAAATCTGCTACGCGTGACAGCTTGTAGCGATTTCGTAGCCTAAGCGTTCGAGCATTTCGCGGTCTTTTTTAGGTAATTGACCTTTAGTTGTA
Protein-coding sequences here:
- a CDS encoding septum formation initiator, which produces MSEVLDEFEDESEESGQSALFYLKILSLIVLVVGFGLYIGDVLFGKSSLDVLLNLQADKDTLTAKIKSLKDENAVLQKEYFELRQLDPDR
- a CDS encoding AMIN domain-containing protein; its protein translation is MQKILGLFLSLAVMSVARENPFETSMSPQSVGQTTQIKDERADFTSTTLSLPSSARILKSASVTFQNLDGSISEEIVAIDKNVDWHLPLILSSQKLEANASTPIALPVAIPEAKKVVEKKPAVVATAPLKEEKVVSQTPNANVEDSTFKLADDLSFFINQNEITIFTKESKIRDFLIVDPYKVVVDFKKESTYTTKTLEFKKAPFVSATLGTHDGFYRIAILLDGHYRYDIQPFNGGYIVKLK
- a CDS encoding citrate synthase, which codes for MSKESVTLIDNRTGKEYEFPILKSTLGPDVVDISTFYGNTGMFTLDRGFTSTASCRSRITYIDGDIGKLMYRGYDIAYLATKKSFLDTAFLLLHKELPNKDEYKNFLTELKKRSFIHESMRKLFDAFPDNAHPMAILSAAVSALSAFYFDHLDMDSPEQAKEMAHRIIAKIPTIAAFSYRYSQGLPIIYPDLDKGFTENFLYMIRGYPHHHIDLKPIEVKALDTIFTLHADHEQNASTTAVRVVASTHAHPYAAISAGIGALWGRAHGGANESVIRQLELIGSVDNVDKFIAKAKDPNDPFRLMGFGHRVYKNFDPRATILKNLQKQLVSELAIDTELMAVAHRIEEIALNDEYFIKRKLYPNIDFYSGLILQALRIPKEMFAVIFVIGRTPGWIAQWIELKEQPDMKIARPRQHYLGPLERTPKYN